gcaataataaatacataaattattaataGTGCCGGCAGAGtttgcatatttattcatttattcattgttttatttatgcaggagtttctttattgactttttttttttggggggggggggggggggggggggggggttgggggggttatttattcattgttttatttatgcaagaattttttttttgtttatttatttatttgggtgtttatttattcattgttttatttatgcaggaatttatttattttttacttatttatttatttatttatttatttgggtatttatctattcattgttttatttatgcaggaataaatttatttatttatttatttatttatttatttatttatttatttatttgggtattatttattcattgttttatttatgcaggaattaatttttttacttatttatttatttatttatttatttgggtatttatcaatttattgttttatttatgcaggaattaatttttttacttatttatttatttatttacttatttgtttatttgggtatttatttgttcgttgctttatttatgcaggagtaaatttttttacttatttatttatttatttatttatttgggtatttatctattcattgttttatttatgcaggaattaattgttttacttatttatttatttatttgggtatttattcattgttttatttatttatttacctaattatttatttacctatttatttgttcgttgttttatttatgcaggaatttatttacttatttgtttatttgggtatttatttattcgttgctttatttatgcagaaatgtatttatttatttatttgggtctttatttattgttttatttatgcaggtatttatttatttactatttttgcagttttagtcCTCCATAATGGTTAGacgttaataataatacaagttaatagataatataataaataatatgaataatactttgtATAATTGCtctttttacattaatgtgagggttggggtagacgttaatacgATTTAAATTGATAATGATATTAACAACACACAATATAATtgatgtttttacattattgtgatggttgggataaGGAtgggcgttaataaaatacaattaaggcgtaatttaataaataatataaatgattctcGCTAACTTccgtccacagctgtatcccctctAGCAACAATGACGTTGCAACAGCGTTGCACACTTTACGGCACGCACGTGTTTCCTGCGGTCTTCCGTGCCCTTCACTTCATCCCATCGCATCCACCGGCGATCATTGAGTAAATCTGCAGTAAATCATGGTGAAACTGAGTAAAGAGAGTAAACAGCGGCTGCAGCGGGTGTTCCAGTGCGGACAGTTCGTGATCCGCTGGGGTTTCATCCCCACCGTGCTCTATCTGGGTCAGTAAATGAAACACATTCACCGCATGTGCGCGCGTCCCGTGTGTTTACATGCGGCATTAACCTACCATTATGTTTCGTTTAAAACCTATTTAGCATCCATAAACTCAGATATGACTATTATTCGTGTCATATTTGAAGCTAAGGATTTGAACAAGCGCNNNNNNNNNNNNNNNNNNNNNNNNNNNNNNNNNNNNNNNNNNNNNNNNNNNNNNNNNNNNNNNNNNNNNNNNNNNNNNNNNNNNNNNNNNNNNNNNNNNNctaattaaaataaaatctagaaataatcaacttaattaaaaataaaatgaagaaataatcaaccttaattaaaataaaatgaagaaataatcaacttaataaaattaaaatgaagaaataatcagcttaataaaataaaatgaagaaataatcagcttaaattaaataaaatgaagaaataatcaacttaattaaaataaatgaagaaagaaataATCAagcttaataaaaattaaaatgaagaaataatcacttaataacaaataaaatgaagaaataatcagccttaattaaaataaaatctagaaataatcaacttaatttaaaataaatgaagaaataatcaacttaataaaaattaaatgaagaatagaaTCAagcttaattaaataaaatgaagaaataatcagcttcattacaataaaatgaagaaataatcaacttaattaaaataaaatgacgaaataatcaacttaatttaaaataaaatgaagaaataatcaacttaattaaaaataaaatgaaagagaatAGAAATAATCAacgttaattaaaataaaatgaagaaataatcagcttaattaaacataaaatgaaGAATAATCagcttcattaaaaataaaatctagaaataatcaacttataaaaataaaatgaagaaaataatcagcttaattaaaataaaatgaagaaataatcaacttaattaaaataaaaatgaagaaataatcagcttaattaaaataaaatgaagaaaataatcagcttaattaaataaaatgaagaaatatcaacttaattaaaataaaatgaagaaataatcaacttaattaaaataaaatgaagaaataatcaacttaattaaaataaaatgaagaaataatcagcttaattaaaataaaatgaagaaataatcagcttaattaaaataaaatgaagaaataatcagcttaatgaaaataaaatgaagaaataatcagcttaataaaaataaaatgaagaaataatcagcttaatgaaaataaaatgaagaaataatcagcttaataaaaataaaatgaagaaataatcagcttaataaaaataaaatgaagaaaataatcagcttaataaaaataaaatcgaagaaataatcagcttaattaaaataaaatgaagaaataatcaacttaattaaaataaaatgaagaaataatcagcttaataaaataaaatgaagaaataatcagcttaataaaaataaaatgaagaaataatcagcttaattaaaataaaatctagaaataatcagcttaattaaaataaaatgaagaaataatcagcttaattaaaataaaatgaagaaataatcagcttaataaaataaaatgaagaaataatcagcttaattaaaataaaatctagaataatcaacttaattaaaataaaatgaagaaataatcaacttaattaaataaaatgaagaaataatcagcttaattaaataaaatgaagaaataatcagcttaattaaaataaaatctagaaataatcaacttaataaaaataaaatgaagaaataatcagcttaattaaaataaaatgaagaaataatcaacttaattaaaataaaatgaagaaataatcaacttaattaaaataaaatgaagaaataatcagcttaataaaaataaaatgaagaaataatcagcttaattaaaataaaatgaagaaataatcagcttaatgaaaataaaatgaagaaataatcagcttaataaaaataaaatgaagaaataatcagcttaataaaataaaatgaagaaataatcagcttaataaaaataaaatgaagaaataatcaacttaataaaaattaaatgaagaaataatcagcttaataaaaataaaatgaagaaataatcagcttaattaaaataaaatgaagaaataatcaacttaattaaaataaaatgaagaaataatcagcttaataaaaataaaatgaagaaataatcagcttaattaaaataaaatgaagaaataatcagcttaatttaaaataaaatctagaaataatcagcttaattaaaataaaatgaagaaataatcagcttaattaaaataaaatgaagaaataatcagcttaattaaaataaaatgaagaaataatcagcttaattaaaataaaatctagaaataatcaacttaattaaaataaaatgaagaaataatcaacttaattaaaataaaatgaagaaataatcaacttaattaaaataaaatgaagaaataatcagcttaattaaaataaaatgaagaaataatcagcttaattaaaataaaatctagaaataatcaacttaataaaaataaaatgaagaaataatcagcttaattaaaataaaatgaagaaataatcaacttaattaaaataaaatgaagaaataatcaacttaattaaaataaaatgaagaaataatcagcttaataaaaataaaatgaagaaataatcaacttaataaaataaaatgaagaaataatcagcttaattaaaataaaatgaagaaataatcagcttaatgaaaataaaatgaagaaataatcaacttaattaaaataaaatgaagaaataatcaacttaattaaaataaaatgaagaaataatcagcttaataaaaataaaatgaagaaataatcagcttaattaaaataaaatgaagaaataatcagcttaatgaaaataaaatgaagaaataatcagcttaataaaaataaaatgaagaaataatcagcttaatgaaaataaaatgaagaaataatcagcttaataaaaataaaatgaagaaataatcagcttaataaaaataaaatgaagaaataatcagcttaataaaaataaaatgaagaaataatcagcttaataaaaataaaatgaagaaataatcagcttaattaaaataaaatgaagaaataatcaacttaattaaaataaaatgaagaaataatcagcttaataaaaataaaatgaagaaataatcagcttaattaaaataaaatgaagaaataatcagcttaatttaaataaaatctagaaataatcagcttaattaaaataaaatgaagaaataatcagcttaattaaaataaaatgaagaaataatcagcttaattaaaataaaatgaagaaataatcaacttaattaaaataaaatgaagaaataatcagcttaattaaaatgaagaaataatcagcttaattaaaataaaatgaagaaataatcagcttaatttaaataaaatctagaaataatcagcttaattaaaataaaatgaagaaataatcagcttaattaaaataaaatgaagaaataatcagcttaattaaaataaaatgaagaaataatcaacttaattaaaataaatggtaaaatattcagtggtgtgaaaaattcacttctactactactattgctgataacactaaatgtagaaatccaacattattatttgtacaacccatatttatttttagtctaattttcagtaaatgattcagttcttcactcataaaacttcatgtttcattgcttagatcagggatgtccaaactcagtcctggagggctgatgtCCTGGAGAGTTAagctccctaatcaaacacacctgaagcagccgatcaagctcttactagatatactggAAACTtcctgcaggtgtgttgaagcaagttggagctaaactcagcaggacagcagccctccaggacccagattggacacccctggcttaggtggatcatttttaaagcgttattcagtggcatatttttga
This DNA window, taken from Danio aesculapii chromosome 19, fDanAes4.1, whole genome shotgun sequence, encodes the following:
- the tomm7 gene encoding mitochondrial import receptor subunit TOM7 homolog → MVKLSKESKQRLQRVFQCGQFVIRWGFIPTVLYLGFKRGADPGMPEPTVLSLLWG